In Natrinema sp. SYSU A 869, the following proteins share a genomic window:
- a CDS encoding mandelate racemase/muconate lactonizing enzyme family protein: MKDFSNQILNRNADRDVEITDIQTCVVDGNFEWNLIKIETDAGVTGIGESYRGGGVTELVEYTKRFLIGENPLDVERLYRRIIQEMSGHGGTTGKVITAASGIEIALWDVAGKILDVPVYQLLGGKFRDEVRIYCDCHAGEAYAVEDGYTEYADADAYSPKAYANEARRVLDMGFTALKFDLDLEMDNDPDPFNGRLSNGAIEHKREIVEAVREEIGYNIDLAFDCHWDYSVESAKRLAHKLEEYDLMWLEDLIPPENMDAQTEVTKATKTPVATGENRFRVHELSNLIYDHGVDIVTPDPTTVGGLGETMRIADRAEENYMPISPHNVCSPIGTMACVHLGAAIPNFDLLEYHALEVDWWDDLYTRDEPLIEDGYIEVPEEPGLGIELDEAVAKDHRLEGTDGFD, encoded by the coding sequence ATGAAAGACTTCTCGAACCAGATTTTGAACCGGAACGCGGATCGCGACGTCGAAATTACCGACATCCAGACCTGTGTCGTCGACGGCAACTTCGAATGGAACCTGATCAAGATCGAAACCGACGCCGGCGTGACCGGGATTGGCGAATCCTATCGGGGCGGCGGCGTTACCGAACTCGTCGAATACACGAAGCGGTTCCTCATCGGCGAAAACCCGCTTGACGTGGAACGACTCTACAGGCGGATCATTCAGGAGATGTCCGGCCACGGCGGGACGACCGGCAAAGTCATCACCGCCGCATCCGGCATTGAGATCGCACTCTGGGACGTTGCCGGAAAGATCCTCGACGTGCCCGTCTACCAGCTGCTCGGCGGAAAGTTCCGCGACGAGGTCCGGATCTACTGCGACTGTCACGCAGGCGAGGCCTATGCCGTCGAGGATGGCTACACCGAGTACGCGGACGCCGACGCCTACTCCCCCAAGGCGTACGCGAACGAAGCGCGGCGCGTCCTCGACATGGGCTTTACCGCGCTCAAGTTCGATCTCGACCTCGAGATGGACAACGATCCGGACCCGTTCAACGGTCGACTCAGCAACGGCGCTATCGAACACAAACGCGAGATTGTCGAGGCCGTTCGCGAGGAGATCGGTTACAACATTGACCTCGCGTTCGACTGTCACTGGGACTACTCGGTCGAGAGCGCCAAGCGCCTCGCCCACAAACTCGAGGAGTACGACCTTATGTGGCTCGAGGATCTGATCCCGCCGGAGAACATGGATGCACAGACCGAGGTCACGAAGGCGACGAAGACACCGGTCGCGACTGGCGAGAACCGGTTCCGGGTCCACGAACTCTCCAATCTGATCTACGACCACGGCGTCGACATCGTGACGCCGGACCCAACGACCGTCGGCGGCCTTGGTGAGACGATGCGGATCGCGGACCGCGCCGAGGAGAACTACATGCCGATCTCTCCGCACAACGTCTGCAGCCCAATCGGGACGATGGCCTGTGTGCATCTCGGTGCTGCCATCCCGAACTTCGACCTCCTCGAGTATCACGCGCTCGAGGTCGACTGGTGGGACGACTTGTACACCCGCGACGAGCCGCTCATCGAGGACGGCTACATCGAGGTGCCGGAGGAACCCGGTCTCGGGATTGAACTGGACGAAGCGGTCGCCAAGGACCATCGGCTCGAGGGGACGGACGGCTTCGACTAA
- a CDS encoding universal stress protein has product MYRILAPIGEDERRAQAVADVIIDLPGSTDELAVTLLNVFEGFEVSGEGESINSEDIYDKSEFPSSVTLIEDELEANGIRVAKRREHGDPAEEILAVATEIDTDTIVMSSRKRSPTGKVLFGSTTQSVLLDADRPVTVTMRK; this is encoded by the coding sequence ATGTATCGGATACTTGCTCCGATTGGCGAAGACGAGCGACGAGCTCAAGCAGTTGCGGATGTCATCATCGACCTTCCGGGGTCGACTGACGAACTTGCCGTCACTCTGCTGAACGTTTTCGAAGGGTTCGAAGTTTCCGGCGAAGGAGAATCGATCAATTCCGAAGATATTTACGATAAAAGTGAGTTTCCGTCGAGCGTTACGTTAATCGAGGATGAACTCGAGGCGAATGGAATCCGGGTCGCAAAACGCCGAGAACACGGGGACCCGGCAGAAGAGATTTTGGCGGTTGCGACGGAGATCGATACAGATACGATCGTCATGAGCAGCCGAAAACGGAGTCCGACCGGAAAAGTGTTGTTTGGGAGCACCACACAGTCGGTACTGCTCGATGCCGATCGACCAGTAACGGTAACGATGCGCAAGTAG
- a CDS encoding TAXI family TRAP transporter solute-binding subunit, which produces MPEDRVNRRRFLRGAAAASAIGLAGCMGGDDDGMQLRVGTSAGGTQDVGLAVERAVSQESDELDYSTVESPGYIGTLYRLDSDQFNAGITDNNSMSKAVEDRGDFAERGVDTIPYQGFSAFPYSIYIVALEGTGIETFDDLAGANVYPAEPGYSTRATTLDVWSQDPTADIYEEMNIMDMGVSDAPGAMEEGRIDAAIAYGTPGVSYTGFVTEYDARVDVSYVEPTDALIESAESYGGAGTSRTPYGDWGLEQDIGTDEVFTWDLEVNYVFHSDAGDDAVYELCRVVDEHNDTVNEAEDQFNDFESTEDMLGQALEGDDFPFHPGAVEYYQDNDAWDDSLSTPE; this is translated from the coding sequence ATGCCAGAAGATCGTGTTAATCGACGACGATTCCTGCGAGGGGCAGCAGCTGCAAGTGCAATCGGACTCGCTGGCTGCATGGGTGGCGACGATGACGGAATGCAACTTCGCGTTGGAACATCTGCAGGTGGGACACAAGACGTCGGGTTGGCCGTCGAACGTGCCGTAAGTCAGGAAAGTGACGAACTCGACTACTCGACAGTCGAAAGCCCGGGATACATCGGGACGCTTTACCGACTCGATTCGGATCAGTTCAACGCGGGAATAACTGATAACAACTCGATGTCGAAGGCAGTAGAGGACCGTGGTGATTTCGCGGAACGGGGGGTCGATACGATCCCCTATCAGGGATTCAGCGCGTTCCCGTACAGTATCTACATCGTCGCCCTTGAGGGAACGGGCATCGAGACGTTCGACGACCTCGCGGGTGCAAACGTCTATCCCGCCGAACCGGGGTACTCGACGCGTGCGACGACGCTCGACGTCTGGAGTCAGGACCCGACGGCCGACATCTACGAGGAAATGAACATCATGGACATGGGCGTCAGCGACGCACCGGGTGCCATGGAGGAGGGGCGTATCGACGCTGCGATCGCCTACGGGACGCCGGGCGTCAGCTACACCGGCTTCGTGACCGAGTATGACGCTCGCGTCGACGTCAGTTACGTCGAACCGACCGACGCGCTGATCGAATCCGCCGAGTCGTACGGCGGAGCCGGTACGTCACGGACCCCATACGGAGACTGGGGCCTCGAGCAGGACATCGGTACTGATGAAGTGTTCACCTGGGACCTGGAGGTCAACTACGTCTTCCACTCGGACGCCGGCGACGATGCAGTCTACGAACTGTGCCGCGTCGTCGACGAGCACAACGATACTGTCAACGAGGCCGAAGATCAGTTCAACGACTTCGAATCGACGGAAGACATGCTCGGCCAAGCCCTCGAAGGCGACGACTTCCCGTTCCATCCGGGTGCAGTGGAGTACTATCAGGATAACGATGCCTGGGATGACAGTCTCTCCACCCCCGAGTAA
- a CDS encoding TRAP transporter fused permease subunit yields the protein MNSETKSKRTLASRILRVLDVSVTLSSLVFWAIVLYWARTQGWARVKYGVIFIGAILTVYALDQARQAYDEGDRIDAAVLLPASIVLITASIYFALNFERVYVHQQGYAFEHEYMLARLIIVSILYLTWREFGNLFLGLVGGVILYGVYGNMAPGILNHGGMTELTLLQSLVTDLYGFYGSLTQLTAAWIAPFLLYAGLLFAYGAFDLILRIAIESANYIRSGVAQTAVLSSTVIGSINGSYTANAAMTGSFTIPTMKDSGMAPHRAAAIEAVASTSGQVLPPVMGASAFVMASYLGISYLNIVVAGIVPAAILVASIAIAVHYVAISDTSSQEMDFGEFFDEELSSKQKTIEAIRFGIPFFVLIYFLGVAQYTVMTSALWTIVAMVLTGVFFPVIQRVMDESETGPVSEFVAQFWNTVHGFRRGALILAPIAIILAAVNGVVDIFSVTGVPNKIALLLIDLSGGVLLFAVLLAMLVSILMGVGMPTVAAYVIVAILIAPTLISDFNIPEITAHYTVFYAAILAGITPPVATAAVVTAGIAEANFWRVCGAAMKIAAPLFILPIAFVYNPGIISTSFGLTTVIAGSLVLLGALTIIYGLNYPFRMRVSRRISLRVALTAIGTIVMISPSRYVKFAGIGVFVGVFVIEKVMIRDMNVPFFKEVGQ from the coding sequence ATGAATTCAGAAACAAAATCCAAGCGTACATTGGCATCAAGAATCCTCCGCGTGCTCGATGTCAGCGTAACCCTCAGTTCGCTCGTGTTCTGGGCAATCGTCCTCTACTGGGCGCGTACCCAGGGGTGGGCCCGGGTAAAGTACGGCGTGATCTTCATTGGAGCCATTCTCACCGTTTACGCCCTTGATCAGGCGCGGCAGGCGTACGATGAAGGTGATCGGATCGACGCCGCCGTCTTGCTGCCCGCGTCGATCGTGCTCATAACGGCATCGATCTATTTCGCGCTGAACTTCGAGCGCGTCTACGTCCATCAACAGGGATACGCGTTCGAACACGAGTACATGCTCGCACGCCTCATCATCGTCTCGATATTGTATCTCACGTGGCGCGAGTTCGGGAATCTGTTCCTCGGCCTTGTCGGCGGCGTGATCCTCTACGGTGTGTACGGCAACATGGCTCCGGGGATCTTGAACCACGGTGGAATGACGGAGCTGACGCTCCTGCAGTCGCTGGTGACCGACCTGTACGGCTTCTACGGGAGTCTCACACAGCTGACTGCCGCGTGGATCGCGCCGTTCCTCCTGTACGCCGGCCTGCTGTTCGCCTACGGCGCGTTCGATTTGATCCTCCGCATCGCGATTGAATCGGCGAACTACATCAGATCCGGTGTGGCCCAGACGGCGGTGCTTTCGTCGACCGTCATCGGGTCGATCAACGGGTCCTATACCGCGAACGCTGCCATGACGGGCTCGTTTACGATCCCGACTATGAAAGACAGCGGAATGGCACCGCACCGAGCGGCCGCCATCGAAGCGGTCGCATCGACCTCCGGACAGGTACTACCGCCCGTCATGGGCGCGTCGGCGTTCGTCATGGCGTCATACCTAGGCATCTCCTATCTCAACATCGTCGTCGCTGGCATCGTTCCGGCGGCGATCCTCGTCGCTTCGATCGCCATCGCCGTCCATTACGTGGCGATCAGTGACACGAGTAGCCAAGAGATGGACTTCGGCGAGTTCTTCGATGAGGAACTGTCCAGCAAACAGAAGACTATCGAAGCGATCCGGTTCGGAATTCCGTTCTTCGTGCTGATCTATTTCCTGGGAGTGGCCCAGTACACGGTGATGACGTCCGCGCTGTGGACGATCGTCGCAATGGTCCTCACCGGTGTCTTCTTCCCCGTGATCCAGCGCGTCATGGATGAATCGGAGACCGGACCCGTCTCGGAATTCGTCGCGCAGTTCTGGAACACGGTCCACGGCTTCCGTCGTGGGGCGCTGATACTCGCGCCCATCGCGATCATCCTGGCAGCGGTCAATGGGGTCGTCGACATCTTTAGCGTGACCGGCGTCCCGAACAAGATCGCCCTGCTATTGATTGACCTCTCGGGTGGAGTCCTGCTGTTCGCCGTGCTCCTTGCGATGCTGGTGAGCATCCTGATGGGCGTCGGTATGCCGACGGTCGCGGCGTACGTCATCGTCGCAATCCTCATCGCACCGACGCTCATCTCGGACTTCAACATTCCCGAGATAACAGCCCATTATACCGTGTTCTACGCCGCGATTCTGGCCGGTATCACTCCGCCGGTCGCGACAGCCGCGGTCGTCACGGCCGGGATCGCCGAGGCGAACTTCTGGCGGGTCTGTGGCGCTGCGATGAAGATCGCTGCACCACTGTTCATCCTGCCGATCGCGTTCGTCTACAACCCGGGGATCATCTCCACGTCGTTCGGACTGACGACCGTGATAGCCGGTTCGTTAGTGCTCCTGGGTGCCCTTACGATTATTTATGGCCTGAACTACCCGTTCAGAATGCGAGTGAGCCGTCGCATCAGTCTTCGAGTCGCGTTGACCGCGATCGGGACGATCGTGATGATCTCCCCCAGCCGGTACGTCAAATTCGCCGGTATCGGCGTCTTTGTCGGCGTCTTCGTCATAGAGAAAGTGATGATCCGCGACATGAACGTGCCGTTCTTCAAAGAGGTGGGACAATGA
- a CDS encoding NAD(P)-dependent oxidoreductase: MVKNEWTVLLPAEIHLAGPESIADIATTVKRDEYDTRMQLLADAERFDAIITRIERIDREFIDSASNLEIISKHGVGYDNIDVDAATENGVLISNTPGTNSRAVAEHAITLLLAVRRRLRQADRAVRAGNGGKYDVVTNEFQSDTIGLYGYGDIGSEVANLVSGLSMGCLVYDPYVDETELSTHVTKVESTAALFEQADAVSVHAPLTAKTRNDISEAELRQLSPSGILVNTARAEIVDRDALVSSLEAGAIAGAGIDVFADGPPSEEYPLLEYENVILTPHIGAQTTEALTQMSVESADNVRSAYNGTVPESALNSSELS, encoded by the coding sequence ATGGTGAAGAACGAGTGGACCGTGCTGCTTCCTGCTGAAATCCATCTAGCGGGACCGGAATCGATCGCCGATATCGCGACCACGGTGAAACGAGACGAATACGATACTCGAATGCAACTCCTCGCCGACGCGGAGCGGTTCGATGCGATTATTACGCGTATCGAACGCATTGATAGGGAATTCATTGACAGTGCATCCAATCTCGAGATCATCTCCAAACATGGCGTCGGATACGACAATATTGATGTCGATGCCGCGACCGAAAACGGCGTTCTCATCTCGAACACGCCGGGAACCAATTCGCGCGCGGTCGCTGAACACGCGATCACCTTACTGCTGGCAGTGAGACGGCGACTTCGGCAGGCAGATCGGGCAGTTCGGGCAGGAAATGGGGGCAAATACGACGTCGTTACCAACGAATTCCAGTCCGATACTATCGGACTGTACGGCTATGGGGACATTGGATCCGAAGTTGCAAATCTGGTTTCCGGCCTCAGCATGGGGTGTCTCGTCTACGACCCGTATGTCGACGAGACCGAACTCTCGACTCACGTCACGAAAGTCGAATCGACTGCTGCCCTGTTCGAACAGGCGGATGCTGTCTCCGTCCACGCACCATTGACGGCGAAAACGCGGAACGATATCTCCGAGGCAGAATTACGGCAGCTATCGCCGTCCGGGATACTTGTCAACACGGCGAGAGCCGAAATCGTCGACAGGGACGCGCTCGTCTCGTCCCTCGAGGCCGGAGCGATCGCCGGTGCCGGTATCGACGTGTTTGCCGATGGGCCACCGTCAGAGGAGTATCCGCTACTCGAGTACGAAAACGTCATACTGACGCCACATATCGGAGCCCAGACGACCGAAGCACTCACCCAGATGAGTGTCGAATCGGCGGACAACGTCCGATCCGCGTATAACGGGACCGTGCCGGAATCAGCACTCAATAGCAGTGAACTCTCGTAG
- a CDS encoding IclR family transcriptional regulator produces MGTNDSGHADDPASANTIKSVDTSLSIVKALKQKQTAKVSELAELTGYSKANVYKHLNTLKAQGFVERDGDQFRLGLGYLDLGGLVREQLEGQHSIKPKIAEIAEKTEEVAQYMVESNGKSVIVFKEVGHQGVSLRTRVGAHLPIHQVASGKAMLAFMPDERVNDIVQRHGLSAATENTITDSDALSDELAEIREQGYAANRSESTKKLFAVSVPVMTVSDEVIGACTVSGPTHRMKDEEKASQVIEILRSVTNELELNLAHS; encoded by the coding sequence ATGGGAACGAATGACTCGGGCCACGCCGACGACCCAGCCAGCGCGAATACGATCAAATCGGTCGATACGTCGCTCTCGATCGTCAAGGCGCTCAAGCAGAAACAGACGGCGAAAGTAAGCGAACTGGCCGAACTGACGGGATACTCGAAAGCGAACGTGTACAAGCATCTCAATACGCTCAAAGCGCAGGGCTTTGTGGAGCGGGACGGCGACCAGTTCCGCCTCGGGTTGGGCTATCTCGATCTCGGCGGTCTGGTTCGAGAGCAACTCGAAGGCCAGCACAGTATCAAACCAAAAATAGCCGAGATCGCCGAGAAGACCGAGGAAGTAGCCCAATACATGGTTGAATCGAACGGCAAATCGGTCATCGTCTTCAAGGAAGTCGGTCACCAAGGTGTGTCACTCCGAACGAGGGTCGGCGCGCATCTCCCAATACATCAGGTCGCATCAGGGAAGGCTATGCTCGCATTCATGCCCGACGAGCGTGTCAATGACATCGTTCAGCGCCACGGGCTCTCGGCTGCGACAGAGAACACGATTACCGATTCAGACGCACTATCCGATGAACTAGCCGAAATCCGAGAACAGGGATATGCCGCCAACCGCTCGGAGAGCACAAAAAAATTGTTTGCCGTCTCTGTGCCGGTCATGACTGTCTCGGACGAGGTTATCGGTGCATGTACTGTTTCTGGACCGACCCATCGTATGAAAGATGAGGAGAAAGCATCACAAGTGATCGAAATTTTGCGAAGTGTTACCAATGAACTCGAGTTGAATCTTGCTCATTCTTGA
- a CDS encoding CaiB/BaiF CoA-transferase family protein, with the protein MLDTITVLDVTQVVSGSFASMTLADMGADVVKIERPTGGDVGRHNPPYVGDFSSYFASVNRNKRSVSLNLKSDEGAELFLELAEEADVVVENFRPGAMERFGIDYESVAERNPEIVYCSISGFGQEGPYAEYPALDIIAQAMSGNMSITGPPDSKPYRSGIPIADIAGSMYAVQGILGALFRRERTGEGQYVDVSMLDCMLSWLTVRTGYTFATDEPYPRMGNKLNEFVPYGVFETADSHLAIVVVQDHHWEKLCTAIGRPELVTDDRFRTADRRRANRDELESILEDELVARSTDEWFDVMSDHGVPSGPIYDTKEVWEDDHVNHRKLLSSIQLGDEELSVVDHPVKYADDTTGITRGVPRVGEDTYETLERMGYTEAEVAELIERGVVGSPETAHPER; encoded by the coding sequence ATGCTCGATACTATCACCGTTTTGGACGTAACGCAGGTTGTCTCGGGATCATTCGCGTCGATGACGCTCGCCGATATGGGCGCCGACGTCGTGAAGATTGAACGACCGACGGGCGGCGACGTGGGCCGCCACAACCCGCCCTACGTGGGCGATTTCAGCTCCTACTTTGCATCCGTCAACCGAAACAAGCGATCCGTCTCCCTGAACCTCAAAAGCGACGAAGGGGCGGAACTCTTTCTCGAGTTGGCTGAGGAGGCGGACGTGGTCGTTGAGAACTTCCGGCCGGGGGCGATGGAACGATTCGGGATCGATTATGAATCGGTCGCCGAGCGGAACCCGGAAATTGTCTACTGCTCGATCAGCGGCTTCGGACAGGAGGGGCCGTACGCCGAGTATCCCGCACTGGATATCATTGCACAGGCGATGTCAGGGAATATGAGCATCACGGGACCGCCGGACTCGAAGCCGTACCGCTCGGGGATTCCGATCGCCGACATCGCCGGCTCAATGTACGCGGTCCAGGGAATTCTCGGTGCACTCTTCCGACGCGAACGCACCGGCGAGGGACAGTACGTCGACGTCTCAATGTTGGACTGTATGCTATCTTGGTTGACCGTCCGAACCGGTTACACCTTCGCGACGGACGAGCCGTATCCGCGAATGGGGAACAAACTGAACGAGTTCGTCCCCTACGGTGTCTTCGAAACGGCAGACTCGCACCTCGCGATCGTCGTCGTTCAGGATCACCACTGGGAGAAATTGTGCACCGCTATCGGCCGCCCCGAACTCGTGACGGACGACCGGTTTCGGACAGCCGACCGGCGGCGCGCGAACCGGGACGAACTCGAGTCGATTCTGGAAGACGAACTGGTCGCACGGTCGACCGACGAGTGGTTCGACGTAATGTCCGACCACGGCGTCCCGAGTGGACCGATCTACGATACGAAAGAGGTCTGGGAGGACGACCACGTGAACCATCGAAAGCTATTGTCCAGCATACAGCTGGGTGACGAGGAACTGTCGGTAGTTGATCACCCTGTAAAGTATGCCGACGATACGACGGGGATCACGCGAGGCGTTCCCCGCGTCGGCGAAGACACGTACGAGACGCTCGAGCGAATGGGGTATACCGAGGCGGAGGTCGCTGAACTGATTGAGCGTGGCGTCGTCGGATCGCCGGAGACGGCCCACCCGGAGCGGTAG
- a CDS encoding CoA ester lyase, which translates to MKPTRSALFVPGNRPKWITNAATHGADLVIIDLEDAVPPDETAAARDDVADAIPTVRDDGQRIFVRINGHPNSSADRTVRDLEAIVPREPNGLVVPKVESAADIEQLETVLTHIERRDGLTVGATELLVTIETAQAMKHVYDICLASERVTSVMCGATKGTDTNRALRFEWTGPGRQGLETLHMRQKALLDARAAGIDYPLAGPYVDIEDLDGLTEDMEFAREMGYEGYVVIHPSHVDPANDCFTPDDETVEYWIGLYGALRDAIDRGESAIRYRGEMVDTANLETAREHLRRAAVFRDELDDDVAARLTDLEYSAD; encoded by the coding sequence ATGAAACCGACACGCTCAGCGCTGTTTGTACCTGGCAATCGACCAAAGTGGATCACCAATGCAGCAACGCACGGAGCCGACCTCGTCATCATCGACCTTGAGGACGCCGTCCCGCCGGACGAAACGGCCGCGGCCAGAGACGATGTCGCGGACGCAATCCCGACGGTTCGTGACGACGGGCAACGTATCTTCGTCCGCATCAACGGGCACCCAAACTCATCGGCCGACCGTACCGTCAGGGACCTTGAGGCAATCGTTCCTCGAGAGCCGAACGGACTGGTCGTCCCAAAGGTCGAAAGTGCCGCTGACATCGAACAGCTCGAGACCGTCCTCACGCATATCGAGCGGCGCGACGGACTGACCGTCGGTGCTACGGAACTCCTCGTGACGATCGAGACGGCGCAGGCGATGAAACACGTCTACGATATCTGTCTTGCGTCTGAACGCGTCACGTCCGTCATGTGCGGGGCCACGAAAGGGACGGACACGAACCGGGCGCTCCGATTCGAGTGGACGGGACCGGGTCGACAGGGGCTCGAGACCCTTCACATGCGCCAGAAGGCACTGCTCGACGCGAGGGCCGCGGGCATCGACTATCCGCTCGCCGGCCCGTACGTCGACATCGAGGATCTCGACGGCTTGACCGAGGACATGGAATTCGCTCGCGAAATGGGCTATGAGGGATACGTCGTCATCCACCCGTCCCACGTCGATCCCGCCAACGACTGCTTTACGCCTGACGACGAGACCGTCGAGTATTGGATCGGCCTCTACGGAGCACTGCGGGACGCGATCGATCGTGGCGAGAGCGCGATCCGCTATCGCGGCGAGATGGTCGATACAGCGAACCTCGAGACCGCCAGGGAGCACCTCCGGCGTGCGGCCGTGTTTCGAGACGAACTTGACGACGATGTCGCGGCGCGACTGACCGATCTTGAGTACTCGGCAGACTAA
- a CDS encoding citrate:proton symporter, translating into MMLANITQAVPVVPLQLDGTGLGIIGYLVITLILVLIIGKITYVVPTLIIVPVIGALVAGFAPEELGEFVSSGLGGIVEITAMFAFAVWYFAIMRDKGLFDPLVRRVVHVVLDRPALLTFGTVVLAVATHLDGAGATTFLITIPALLPLYMALDADTKILAALTALSAGTMNLVPWGGVTVRAIGSVDAATVGNVYNPLIPAQIVGFAAIFLIAYYFSRRIDTDLDLSESERERLVTEALAGDDPDIRTDGGTEIKTGLSWRWYFNVLVTVVIIALLMLDITSPAIVFMTGLVIALVVNVRDYEEQKDILEAHSTDVMTYVGILLAAGVLLGVLNESGMITEMAGILVSIMPEWMGSYMAGLVGLIAMPASLVFSPDAYYFGVLPVLAETAQAYGIPEVAVVRASLIGQMTVGFPLSPLTGATYLLIGLADVDLGEHIKFTFLWAWAVSLVMLAVAVLTGAIPLF; encoded by the coding sequence ATGATGTTAGCCAACATCACACAGGCAGTGCCAGTAGTGCCGTTGCAACTCGACGGAACGGGGCTTGGGATTATCGGATATCTGGTAATCACACTGATCTTGGTACTGATAATCGGCAAGATAACGTACGTGGTACCGACGCTAATAATCGTCCCGGTAATCGGAGCGCTGGTCGCCGGCTTCGCGCCGGAAGAACTGGGTGAGTTCGTGTCGTCCGGACTAGGGGGTATTGTCGAGATCACCGCCATGTTCGCGTTCGCCGTCTGGTACTTCGCAATCATGCGAGACAAGGGCCTGTTCGATCCGCTTGTGAGACGTGTGGTCCACGTCGTGTTGGATCGACCCGCGCTGCTCACCTTTGGAACGGTGGTCTTGGCGGTCGCGACACATCTCGACGGCGCGGGTGCGACAACCTTCCTTATCACGATCCCGGCGCTCCTTCCACTCTATATGGCGCTCGACGCCGATACGAAGATTCTGGCCGCACTGACAGCGTTGAGTGCAGGGACGATGAATCTGGTCCCGTGGGGTGGTGTGACGGTCCGAGCGATCGGCTCCGTCGACGCCGCCACCGTCGGAAACGTCTACAATCCGCTGATTCCGGCTCAGATCGTGGGCTTCGCGGCGATCTTCCTAATCGCGTACTACTTCAGCCGGCGGATCGACACGGATCTCGATCTCTCCGAGAGCGAACGGGAACGACTCGTCACAGAGGCCCTTGCTGGGGATGATCCCGACATTAGGACCGATGGGGGAACAGAGATCAAGACCGGATTGAGTTGGCGATGGTATTTCAACGTGCTCGTGACAGTTGTGATTATTGCGCTCCTGATGCTTGACATCACTAGCCCAGCGATCGTCTTCATGACTGGGCTTGTGATCGCGCTCGTCGTGAACGTTAGGGATTATGAGGAACAGAAGGACATTCTCGAGGCACACTCCACGGATGTGATGACATACGTGGGAATCCTCCTAGCTGCGGGCGTCCTCCTCGGTGTCCTCAATGAATCCGGGATGATCACTGAGATGGCGGGCATTTTGGTCTCAATCATGCCGGAGTGGATGGGATCGTATATGGCGGGTCTCGTCGGCCTCATCGCGATGCCAGCAAGCCTCGTCTTTAGCCCCGACGCGTACTACTTCGGCGTGCTGCCGGTGCTGGCGGAGACAGCCCAGGCGTACGGGATCCCTGAAGTGGCGGTCGTTCGCGCGTCGCTCATCGGTCAGATGACGGTTGGCTTCCCGCTCTCGCCGTTGACGGGCGCGACGTACCTGTTAATTGGACTCGCCGATGTCGACCTCGGTGAACATATCAAGTTCACCTTCCTCTGGGCGTGGGCCGTGTCGCTGGTCATGCTGGCCGTCGCAGTTCTCACAGGCGCGATTCCGCTGTTCTGA